One segment of Candidatus Cybelea sp. DNA contains the following:
- a CDS encoding acyl-CoA dehydrogenase family protein yields the protein MATAPIDIAANEEEAMILAMVRELVAEKVAPRAAEIDATGEFPWDVKALFAQNDLLGIPIPAEYGGLGGTFVTYVKVVEEIAKACASSALIVAVQELGMLPIMIGGSEEQKRRFLPKIASGEHLVCYALTEVSSGSDALGSMRTRAEKRGDNYVLNGQKIWITNGSVADVVCVFAVTDPAAGSRGVTAFVVEKGAPGFTVGKLEKKMGIRGSPTVELIFSDCEVPAANRLGEEGEGFKIAMKVLDKSRPGIAAQALGIAAGALDYATNYAKERIAFGKPIGQHQGVGFMLADMKTEVEAARLTLYEAARRCDAGGPDVTLWAAMAKLKCGDVAMSVSTDAVQVLGGFGYSVDYPVERMMRDAKITQIYEGTQQIQRLVIARNLVGRA from the coding sequence ATGGCTACAGCACCGATCGATATTGCAGCAAACGAAGAAGAGGCGATGATCCTCGCCATGGTGCGCGAGCTGGTCGCCGAGAAGGTGGCCCCGCGCGCCGCCGAGATCGACGCAACCGGCGAGTTTCCGTGGGACGTAAAAGCGCTCTTCGCGCAAAACGATCTTTTGGGGATTCCGATTCCAGCGGAGTACGGAGGCCTCGGAGGCACGTTCGTCACCTACGTTAAGGTCGTCGAAGAGATCGCCAAGGCGTGCGCGTCGAGCGCGCTGATCGTCGCGGTGCAGGAGCTCGGCATGCTGCCGATCATGATCGGCGGCAGCGAAGAACAAAAGCGCCGTTTCCTCCCGAAGATCGCGTCGGGCGAACACCTCGTCTGCTACGCGCTCACCGAAGTCTCGAGCGGCTCCGACGCGCTAGGCTCGATGCGCACGCGCGCGGAGAAGCGGGGCGATAACTACGTGCTCAACGGCCAGAAGATTTGGATAACCAACGGCAGCGTGGCCGACGTCGTTTGCGTCTTTGCCGTTACCGACCCGGCGGCGGGTTCGCGCGGCGTCACCGCGTTCGTCGTCGAGAAAGGGGCGCCCGGCTTTACCGTAGGGAAGCTGGAGAAAAAGATGGGGATCCGTGGCTCACCGACCGTCGAGCTGATCTTCTCCGATTGCGAAGTGCCCGCAGCCAACCGTCTCGGCGAAGAAGGCGAGGGATTCAAGATCGCGATGAAGGTGCTCGACAAGTCGCGTCCTGGCATCGCGGCACAGGCGCTCGGCATCGCTGCCGGCGCGCTCGACTACGCAACCAACTACGCAAAGGAACGCATCGCATTCGGCAAGCCGATCGGCCAGCATCAAGGCGTCGGTTTCATGCTCGCCGACATGAAGACCGAGGTCGAAGCGGCACGGCTAACGCTCTACGAGGCCGCGCGGCGGTGCGACGCGGGTGGACCGGACGTGACGCTCTGGGCGGCGATGGCGAAGCTCAAGTGCGGTGACGTCGCGATGTCGGTCTCAACCGATGCCGTGCAGGTGCTCGGCGGTTTCGGCTACTCCGTCGACTACCCGGTGGAGCGGATGATGCGCGACGCGAAGATCACCCAGATCTACGAAGGGACTCAGCAGATCCAGCGCCTGGTAATCGCGCGTAACCTCGTCGGGAGGGCATAG
- a CDS encoding CoA transferase subunit A, whose protein sequence is MEKVYTSCAEAVADIPSGASIAVGGFGLNGIPHNLIEALLEQGAADLITVSNNCGVDGWGLGVLLDNRRIRRTTGSYVGENREFERQYLSGELEVELVPQGTLAERLRAGGCGIPAFFTPAGDGTLIADGGLPWRYNADGSTAVASPKKETRVFNGREYVLEAGIVCDYALVRASIADRAGNLIFHKSTRNFNPLCAMAGKTTIAEVEELVEPGALDPESVHLPGVFVQRIVHVGAQGKRIERVTTRPSTALRQAQGDTG, encoded by the coding sequence ATGGAGAAGGTCTACACCTCCTGCGCCGAGGCGGTCGCCGACATTCCCAGCGGCGCTTCGATCGCGGTCGGCGGCTTCGGGCTTAACGGCATCCCGCACAACCTGATCGAGGCATTGCTCGAGCAGGGCGCCGCCGATTTAATCACCGTCTCGAATAACTGCGGCGTGGACGGCTGGGGCCTCGGCGTGTTGCTCGATAACCGGCGAATTCGGCGGACGACCGGCTCGTATGTCGGAGAGAACCGCGAGTTCGAGCGGCAGTATCTCAGCGGCGAGCTCGAGGTCGAGCTGGTGCCGCAGGGAACGCTCGCGGAACGCTTGCGGGCCGGCGGATGCGGCATTCCGGCCTTCTTCACCCCGGCCGGAGACGGCACGCTGATCGCCGACGGAGGGTTACCCTGGCGGTACAACGCCGATGGCAGCACGGCGGTCGCTTCGCCGAAAAAGGAGACGCGCGTCTTCAATGGCCGCGAGTACGTGCTCGAAGCCGGAATCGTCTGCGACTACGCACTGGTGCGTGCCTCGATCGCCGATCGTGCCGGCAACTTGATCTTCCACAAGTCGACGCGCAATTTCAATCCGCTCTGCGCGATGGCCGGCAAAACTACGATTGCGGAAGTCGAGGAGCTGGTCGAGCCCGGTGCGCTCGACCCGGAGAGCGTCCACCTGCCGGGCGTCTTCGTGCAGCGCATCGTGCACGTCGGGGCGCAAGGCAAGCGCATCGAACGCGTGACCACCCGTCCTTCGACAGCCCTTCGACAGGCTCAGGGTGACACGGGGTAG
- a CDS encoding helix-turn-helix domain-containing protein, which produces MESKAASDERSAALELASLLKNFRVQAGLSQQMLADRALVSVQAVSALERGYRKVPYPKTLERLAEALRLPPEARTALEESARRARGLRLQEQEITPSHNLPRQLTSFLGRDDVVAEIRRLVMSSPIVSVVGTGGAGKTRVAIEVAAQLANDFSHGVWFVELAPLNDPDLVAHALANALGIQESPKTPLLTTLLSHLSQKQLLLVLDNCEHVIDQARRVAGSILRECTKVTFLTTSREALKITGERIYRLPSLSVPEEKLVAPGEAMKYGAIALFVDRVRAADARFMVTGENVAPIIDICRRLDGLPLAIELAAARATVLSPWQISERLDRIFDLLTPSDHAALPRHQTMRAVIEWSYVLLSSQARLLFDRLAIFASSFSLDTATTVCADGMLAGDDILELLSALIAQSMIMVDFSRGEARYHMLEATRQFALDKLTRRGEREAIAKRHARSCLRVAQRLDRDWYAADERTWLRDANAELDNCRAALGWALVEQQDVQTGCEIAGALARAWYSIAPVEGRNWVRLALSELGESVLAQTSALLYIADASLCSALGEYAASFKAAERALTLGSLDELHMARARQAAGVAAGALGRTSEAEAFLQAALEDSQRLDVRRLQAVVLGDLGTLRSRCGDVEGARLSYAEALTYYVALNLERPAASIAGNLAEIEFAAGDTAAALQRAEEARAGHEAWHNRRSVAIDLCNMAAYLVVMDCFDDARAHAAEALVIAREFKLTVLTVYILQHIAAIGALQPEHGRRERVSCERAAMLLGYVDSRLIALEAGREHTEQQEYERMVDALRAQLGDKYEAVTALGAEWTEDGAVAVALEL; this is translated from the coding sequence GTGGAATCAAAGGCCGCTTCTGACGAAAGGTCGGCTGCACTCGAGCTGGCATCGCTGCTCAAAAACTTTCGGGTGCAGGCCGGCCTTTCGCAGCAGATGCTCGCGGATCGCGCGTTGGTTAGCGTGCAAGCCGTCAGCGCGCTCGAACGCGGCTATCGCAAGGTTCCGTACCCGAAAACGCTCGAGCGCCTCGCCGAGGCGCTGCGGCTGCCGCCCGAAGCGCGTACGGCGCTCGAAGAATCGGCACGGCGCGCGCGCGGGCTGCGCCTGCAAGAACAAGAAATCACTCCCAGCCACAACCTGCCGAGGCAGCTGACCTCGTTCCTGGGGCGCGACGACGTCGTGGCGGAGATACGCCGGCTCGTCATGAGTTCGCCAATCGTCAGCGTCGTCGGAACCGGCGGCGCCGGCAAGACGAGGGTCGCGATTGAAGTTGCGGCCCAGCTCGCCAACGATTTTTCCCACGGTGTTTGGTTCGTCGAGCTCGCACCGCTCAACGATCCCGATCTCGTCGCGCACGCACTGGCTAACGCGCTCGGTATTCAGGAGTCGCCAAAGACGCCGTTGCTGACGACGCTGCTTTCGCACCTTTCGCAGAAGCAGCTCTTGCTCGTCTTGGACAACTGCGAGCACGTCATCGATCAAGCGCGCCGCGTCGCGGGCTCGATCCTGCGGGAGTGCACGAAGGTAACGTTCCTGACGACCAGCCGGGAGGCGCTGAAGATCACGGGCGAGCGCATCTATCGCTTGCCCTCGCTCTCCGTGCCCGAGGAGAAGTTGGTCGCGCCCGGCGAGGCGATGAAGTATGGAGCGATCGCGCTGTTCGTCGACCGCGTTCGCGCGGCGGATGCGCGCTTTATGGTGACCGGCGAGAACGTCGCACCGATCATCGATATCTGCCGGCGGCTGGACGGTCTGCCGCTCGCGATCGAGCTGGCGGCCGCGCGCGCGACCGTTCTTTCCCCCTGGCAGATTTCCGAAAGGCTCGACCGGATCTTCGATCTGCTGACTCCGAGCGATCACGCAGCACTGCCGCGCCATCAAACGATGCGCGCGGTGATCGAGTGGAGTTACGTGCTGCTCTCCTCGCAGGCGCGCTTGCTCTTCGACCGTCTCGCGATATTCGCCAGCAGCTTTAGCTTGGACACGGCGACGACGGTGTGCGCCGACGGAATGCTCGCAGGCGACGACATCCTGGAGCTGCTCTCTGCGCTGATCGCGCAGTCGATGATCATGGTGGATTTCTCGCGGGGCGAAGCGCGCTACCACATGCTGGAGGCCACCCGGCAGTTCGCGCTCGATAAGCTCACCCGGCGCGGCGAACGTGAAGCGATCGCGAAACGCCACGCGCGCAGCTGCCTGCGCGTTGCGCAGCGGCTCGATCGAGACTGGTACGCGGCCGACGAGCGTACGTGGCTGCGCGATGCCAATGCCGAGCTCGACAACTGCCGCGCTGCGCTCGGCTGGGCGCTGGTCGAACAGCAGGACGTGCAGACTGGATGCGAGATTGCCGGTGCGCTCGCGCGCGCTTGGTACTCAATCGCTCCAGTCGAAGGCCGCAACTGGGTTCGGCTGGCGCTCTCTGAGCTTGGCGAGAGCGTCTTGGCGCAGACCTCTGCCCTCCTATACATTGCCGACGCTTCGTTGTGCAGCGCGTTGGGCGAGTACGCGGCCTCCTTCAAAGCCGCGGAACGCGCGCTGACGCTGGGATCTCTCGACGAGTTGCACATGGCGCGCGCGCGACAGGCAGCGGGCGTCGCCGCGGGAGCGCTGGGGCGCACCTCCGAGGCAGAGGCGTTCTTACAGGCGGCCCTGGAGGATTCGCAGCGTCTCGACGTCCGGCGCCTGCAGGCCGTCGTGCTCGGCGATCTCGGCACGCTGCGCTCGCGCTGCGGCGACGTCGAAGGCGCACGCTTAAGCTACGCGGAGGCGCTGACGTATTACGTCGCCCTCAATCTCGAGCGCCCGGCGGCCTCGATCGCCGGAAATCTCGCCGAGATCGAGTTTGCTGCCGGCGATACGGCGGCGGCGCTGCAGCGGGCCGAAGAAGCAAGGGCGGGCCACGAAGCGTGGCACAATCGCCGCTCCGTCGCGATCGACCTCTGCAACATGGCGGCATATCTCGTCGTGATGGATTGCTTTGACGACGCTCGCGCTCACGCGGCGGAGGCGCTCGTTATTGCCAGGGAGTTCAAGCTGACCGTGCTGACGGTCTACATTCTGCAGCACATCGCCGCAATCGGCGCACTGCAGCCCGAGCACGGACGGCGCGAGAGGGTCAGCTGCGAGCGCGCGGCGATGCTGCTCGGTTATGTCGATAGCCGGCTCATCGCGCTCGAGGCCGGCCGCGAGCACACCGAGCAGCAAGAGTACGAGCGAATGGTCGATGCGCTGCGCGCGCAGCTCGGCGATAAATACGAAGCGGTCACCGCGCTGGGCGCGGAATGGACCGAAGACGGAGCGGTCGCCGTCGCTTTAGAGCTCTAG
- a CDS encoding alkaline phosphatase family protein: protein MRRALLFALVLAGGCNYTSPLSTGAHSYDIPPATQAAVKPNGLTKGKVSHVVIIVQENRTPDNLFQGLKGADIQSYALNSAGQKVALQPVSLKAPYDVDHEHRAYAIESDSGAMNGFNLEHSSTCKRPTGCPKIDVAAYGYVPSKETGPYFAMARQYAFGDHMFQTNEGPSFPAHQYLISGTSTVTQSSTLRAAENPFTPQQKYTGGCDSPAGSLALLIDANGEELQETYPCYDRTTLMDLIAGKGLTWRYYEWKTGPGLWNAPDAIRHLQQSSQFKSEVVAPPSQVITDISNGQLASVVWVTPTARASDHANITNGTGPSWVASVVNAVGESRYWDNTVIFVVWDDWGGWTDHVSPPVYNSYELGFRVPVIVISPYSKKGYISRVQHEFGSILKFTEEAFDLGSLGSTDVRSDDFADCFQFAHKPRAFKKIPAPLGAAYFLHEPVGNEPPDDD from the coding sequence TTGCGGCGCGCGCTCCTTTTCGCGCTCGTGCTCGCCGGGGGATGCAACTATACTTCGCCTTTATCGACGGGCGCGCATAGTTACGATATACCGCCCGCGACACAGGCCGCCGTCAAACCGAACGGCCTCACGAAAGGGAAGGTCTCGCACGTCGTGATCATCGTGCAAGAGAATCGCACGCCCGATAATCTGTTCCAAGGCCTCAAAGGCGCCGACATTCAGTCCTACGCACTCAACTCGGCGGGACAGAAGGTTGCCTTACAGCCCGTCTCGCTCAAGGCTCCCTACGACGTCGACCACGAGCACCGCGCCTACGCGATCGAAAGCGACAGCGGCGCGATGAACGGCTTTAACCTCGAACACTCGTCGACGTGCAAGAGGCCCACGGGCTGCCCGAAAATCGACGTGGCGGCGTATGGCTACGTGCCGAGTAAGGAGACTGGGCCGTACTTCGCGATGGCACGCCAGTATGCGTTCGGCGACCATATGTTCCAGACCAATGAAGGGCCGAGCTTTCCCGCGCACCAGTATCTGATCAGCGGAACGTCGACGGTCACGCAGAGCTCCACGCTGCGCGCCGCCGAGAATCCGTTTACGCCGCAGCAGAAGTACACGGGCGGGTGCGATTCGCCCGCTGGATCGCTCGCACTGCTGATCGACGCCAATGGCGAGGAGCTGCAGGAGACCTATCCGTGCTACGACCGTACGACGCTGATGGACCTGATCGCCGGCAAGGGTCTGACGTGGCGTTACTACGAGTGGAAGACCGGCCCCGGGCTCTGGAACGCACCCGACGCGATCCGCCATCTGCAGCAGAGCTCGCAGTTTAAATCGGAAGTCGTAGCGCCGCCGTCGCAGGTGATTACGGATATTTCCAATGGGCAGCTCGCTTCGGTCGTGTGGGTGACGCCGACGGCCAGAGCCTCCGATCACGCGAACATCACCAATGGGACTGGACCCTCATGGGTCGCCTCGGTCGTCAATGCGGTCGGCGAAAGCCGTTACTGGGACAACACGGTCATCTTCGTCGTCTGGGACGATTGGGGCGGCTGGACCGATCACGTTTCGCCGCCGGTCTACAACTCATACGAGCTCGGCTTTCGCGTGCCGGTGATCGTCATCTCGCCTTACAGTAAAAAAGGCTACATTTCGCGCGTTCAGCATGAGTTCGGCAGCATCCTGAAGTTCACCGAAGAGGCCTTCGATCTGGGATCGCTCGGGTCGACCGACGTGCGCTCGGACGATTTCGCCGATTGCTTCCAGTTCGCGCACAAACCGCGCGCGTTCAAGAAGATTCCCGCACCGCTTGGAGCCGCCTATTTCTTGCACGAACCGGTGGGTAACGAGCCTCCCGACGACGACTAG